A window of the Mucilaginibacter sp. cycad4 genome harbors these coding sequences:
- a CDS encoding SDR family oxidoreductase, translating into MPIKTTVITGATSGIGKATAMALAAQDHAVYLLVRNVIKDEAVKQEIITQTGNKHVCIIQCDLADLQSVRDAVAELSQKLMAINILINNAGAGFSERQVSRDGFEMTFAINHLGHFLLTTGLMPLLERGQARIINVSSEGHKLGKPNFDDLQSAQNYSSFKAYGMAKLFNIYFARSLAQKFGDKGILAFSLHPGAVNSSFADKLKGFDKTLMKLARPFMITTQQGAETSIYLATAPRLDKFNGCYFKKKKVAKTAVIAQDAAAQEKLWLISEKLISKSVI; encoded by the coding sequence ATGCCAATAAAAACAACAGTTATCACCGGGGCCACCTCCGGCATAGGGAAAGCAACCGCTATGGCGCTTGCAGCACAAGATCATGCGGTTTACCTGCTGGTTCGTAATGTCATTAAAGACGAGGCAGTTAAACAGGAGATTATCACCCAAACAGGCAATAAACATGTCTGCATAATCCAATGTGACCTGGCCGATCTGCAAAGCGTTCGTGATGCCGTGGCTGAGCTTTCGCAAAAGCTGATGGCGATCAATATTCTTATTAATAATGCCGGGGCTGGTTTTAGTGAAAGACAGGTGAGCAGGGATGGTTTTGAAATGACTTTCGCTATTAACCATCTGGGGCATTTTTTATTGACTACCGGCCTGATGCCATTACTTGAACGCGGACAAGCACGCATTATCAATGTAAGCTCTGAAGGGCATAAATTGGGTAAACCCAATTTTGACGACCTGCAATCGGCACAAAACTACTCTTCATTTAAAGCCTATGGCATGGCTAAGCTGTTTAATATTTACTTTGCCCGGTCGCTTGCCCAAAAGTTTGGCGACAAGGGGATCCTGGCATTTTCCCTCCACCCCGGTGCGGTAAACAGCAGCTTTGCTGATAAACTAAAGGGCTTTGATAAAACATTGATGAAACTGGCCCGGCCGTTTATGATCACAACTCAGCAAGGCGCCGAAACATCCATATATCTTGCAACAGCACCCCGGCTTGATAAATTTAATGGCTGTTATTTTAAAAAGAAGAAGGTTGCTAAAACTGCTGTTATAGCACAAGATGCTGCTGCACAGGAAAAACTCTGGCTGATAAGTGAAAAATTGATCAGTAAATCAGTTATTTAA
- a CDS encoding NUDIX domain-containing protein, translating to MPKQSAGILLYRKAPHGLQVFLVHPGGPFFKNKDEGSWSVPKGEYLPDEDPLAAAKREFQEETGHEIAGNFIALSPIKQKGGKTVLAWAVEGSIDQENIKSNTFEIEWPPRSGKKQTFDEIDRAEWFDIATAKIKINPAQAALIDELAAINNH from the coding sequence ATGCCAAAGCAAAGCGCCGGAATCTTATTATACCGCAAAGCACCCCATGGTTTACAGGTATTTCTTGTACATCCGGGCGGACCTTTCTTTAAAAACAAGGATGAAGGCTCATGGTCGGTACCCAAAGGTGAATATCTTCCCGATGAAGATCCTCTCGCGGCAGCAAAGCGTGAATTTCAGGAAGAAACCGGACATGAAATAGCCGGAAATTTTATAGCGTTGAGCCCTATCAAACAAAAAGGTGGTAAAACAGTACTGGCCTGGGCTGTTGAGGGCAGTATTGATCAGGAAAATATCAAAAGCAATACATTTGAAATAGAATGGCCACCGCGTTCGGGCAAAAAACAAACTTTTGATGAAATTGATCGTGCTGAATGGTTTGATATAGCAACAGCAAAAATAAAGATCAACCCTGCTCAGGCAGCTTTGATAGATGAATTAGCCGCGATTAACAATCATTAA
- the accC gene encoding acetyl-CoA carboxylase biotin carboxylase subunit: MQKILVANRGEIALRIMRSAREMGIKTVAVYSHADRDALHVRYADEAVNIGEAPSSQSYLVGEKIIAACKQTGAEGIHPGYGFLSENAVFARLVRDSGLILIGPSPEAMEVMGNKLSAKAAALKYNIPMVPGTEEAITDVNEAKKRAIEVGFPILIKAAAGGGGKGMRIVENAADFEEQMQLAVSEATSAFGDGSVFIERYVSSPKHIEIQILGDMHGNIVHLFERDCSVQRRHQKVIEEAPSAILTPGIREKMGRCAVDVARSVNYTGAGTVEFIMDEGLNFYFLEMNTRLQVEHPVTELITGIDLVKEQIKIARGEAISFKQEDLEIHGHAVELRVYAEDPANNFLPDIGILQTYITPKGPGVRVDDGFEQGMEIPIYYDPMIAKLITYADTRAEAIARMIRAIDEYQITGITTTLGFGRFVMQHEAFTSGNFDTHFVKKYFTPEVLQESCGDEAKVAAIVMEQLLSKKKVSIAAPAEADNSSNWIKNRKQI; the protein is encoded by the coding sequence ATGCAGAAAATACTGGTTGCCAACCGCGGTGAAATAGCTTTACGAATTATGCGCTCGGCGCGCGAAATGGGTATTAAAACCGTTGCGGTTTATTCACACGCAGACCGGGATGCCCTGCACGTGCGCTATGCTGATGAGGCGGTAAATATTGGAGAAGCTCCATCCAGTCAATCCTATCTTGTTGGGGAAAAGATCATAGCTGCCTGCAAACAAACCGGGGCCGAAGGCATTCACCCGGGATATGGGTTTTTAAGCGAAAATGCCGTTTTTGCGAGGCTGGTTAGGGATTCAGGACTTATCCTTATTGGCCCCTCTCCCGAAGCTATGGAAGTAATGGGTAATAAGCTATCGGCCAAAGCCGCGGCACTCAAATATAACATCCCGATGGTGCCCGGAACAGAGGAAGCCATTACTGATGTTAATGAAGCTAAAAAACGGGCTATTGAGGTAGGCTTTCCGATATTGATAAAAGCAGCTGCAGGCGGGGGAGGCAAAGGGATGCGGATTGTTGAAAACGCGGCTGACTTTGAAGAGCAAATGCAGTTAGCTGTATCTGAAGCTACCTCAGCTTTTGGCGACGGCTCTGTTTTCATCGAGCGCTATGTATCATCCCCCAAGCACATCGAGATCCAAATACTTGGTGATATGCATGGTAATATTGTGCACCTGTTTGAGCGCGACTGCTCTGTACAGCGGCGCCATCAAAAAGTAATTGAAGAGGCACCATCCGCAATACTAACACCCGGGATCAGGGAAAAGATGGGGCGTTGTGCGGTTGATGTAGCCCGGTCTGTAAATTATACAGGTGCGGGTACGGTTGAGTTTATCATGGATGAGGGGCTGAATTTTTATTTCCTGGAGATGAACACCCGTTTACAGGTTGAGCACCCTGTTACGGAACTGATAACCGGCATTGACCTGGTGAAGGAACAAATCAAAATAGCAAGGGGAGAGGCTATCAGTTTTAAACAGGAAGATCTGGAGATTCATGGTCACGCTGTTGAGCTACGCGTTTACGCCGAAGATCCGGCTAATAATTTCCTGCCTGATATTGGTATACTGCAAACTTATATAACGCCCAAAGGGCCTGGCGTGCGGGTTGACGATGGGTTTGAGCAGGGCATGGAGATCCCCATTTATTACGACCCGATGATAGCCAAGCTGATAACCTATGCGGATACCCGTGCTGAAGCTATTGCGCGCATGATACGGGCTATAGATGAATATCAAATCACCGGTATTACTACTACGCTCGGCTTCGGGCGTTTTGTAATGCAGCACGAAGCCTTTACCTCGGGCAATTTTGATACCCATTTTGTGAAAAAATATTTTACGCCCGAGGTACTGCAGGAAAGTTGCGGGGATGAAGCTAAGGTAGCGGCAATCGTGATGGAACAACTCTTGAGTAAAAAAAAGGTTTCAATTGCAGCCCCGGCTGAGGCAGATAATTCAAGTAACTGGATCAAGAACAGGAAGCAGATTTAA
- a CDS encoding SRPBCC domain-containing protein — protein MADDRWSKFKVTADVDTDVRSMYEAWATPEGLETWFLRKADFFAIAGRQREPQEFIKKEDTYTWHWHGFDDSIVENGQVLEANGADFIKFTFTGGSIVSVSITCKLGVVIVELVQENIPEEADPEKNLYVQCQLGWTFYLANLKSVLEGGKDLRNKRKDLFSSFK, from the coding sequence ATGGCAGACGACAGATGGAGCAAATTTAAAGTGACAGCTGATGTTGACACTGACGTACGCAGTATGTATGAAGCCTGGGCTACCCCCGAGGGCCTTGAAACCTGGTTTTTACGCAAGGCTGATTTTTTTGCCATAGCCGGTCGTCAACGCGAACCGCAGGAGTTTATAAAAAAAGAGGACACTTATACCTGGCATTGGCATGGGTTTGATGATAGCATTGTCGAAAACGGGCAGGTGCTGGAAGCCAACGGCGCCGATTTTATAAAATTTACTTTTACAGGCGGTAGTATAGTGAGTGTATCTATCACTTGTAAACTGGGTGTTGTTATTGTTGAACTGGTGCAGGAAAATATCCCCGAAGAAGCCGACCCCGAAAAAAATCTTTATGTGCAATGCCAACTTGGCTGGACATTTTATCTGGCTAATCTGAAATCGGTATTGGAGGGCGGCAAAGACCTTCGTAATAAGCGTAAAGACCTTTTCTCGAGTTTTAAATAA
- a CDS encoding aldo/keto reductase — MENRELGASGISTAPLVFGGNVFGWTVKGKDTALLLDAFVDAGFNTIDTADVYSRWVEGNKGGESETEIGNWLKQSGKRDKVVIATKVGSEMDSGSKGLKKDYIIKAAEASLKRLQTHYIDLYQTHYDDPSTPVEETLRAYDQLVQDGKVRAIGTSNMSVERLHESLKTSVEKGLIAYQTLQPEYNLFDREKYETTYEPFIKEQNLGVISYFSLASGFLSGKYRSEDDLKGSSRAGMVKKYLNERGYRILKALDDLAGQYKTSQSAIALAWLIARPGITAPIVSATSLEQLNDLVESATLKLSNEAIEVLNIASAY, encoded by the coding sequence ATGGAAAATCGTGAATTAGGAGCATCCGGCATATCAACAGCGCCATTGGTTTTTGGCGGCAATGTGTTTGGGTGGACTGTTAAAGGTAAAGATACGGCCCTTTTACTGGATGCATTTGTAGATGCCGGTTTTAACACTATCGATACTGCCGATGTTTACTCGCGCTGGGTTGAAGGCAATAAAGGCGGCGAATCAGAAACCGAAATTGGTAACTGGCTTAAGCAAAGCGGCAAACGCGATAAAGTGGTAATAGCCACTAAAGTAGGCTCCGAAATGGATTCGGGCAGTAAGGGCCTTAAAAAAGATTACATTATTAAAGCGGCCGAAGCTTCATTAAAGCGTTTGCAAACTCATTATATCGATCTGTATCAAACCCATTACGACGATCCCTCAACCCCGGTTGAAGAAACCTTGCGTGCTTATGACCAGCTGGTGCAGGATGGTAAAGTGAGGGCGATAGGAACTTCAAATATGTCTGTGGAGCGTTTGCATGAGTCGCTCAAAACAAGTGTTGAAAAAGGCCTGATAGCTTATCAAACGCTTCAGCCCGAATATAACCTGTTCGACAGGGAAAAATATGAAACCACTTACGAGCCTTTTATTAAAGAGCAAAACCTTGGGGTGATCAGTTATTTTTCGTTGGCAAGCGGCTTTTTAAGCGGCAAATACCGTTCGGAGGACGATTTGAAGGGAAGCAGCCGCGCCGGGATGGTTAAAAAATATCTTAACGAAAGGGGCTACAGGATATTAAAAGCCCTGGATGACCTTGCCGGGCAGTATAAAACCAGTCAGTCGGCAATTGCACTGGCCTGGTTAATTGCAAGGCCGGGCATTACAGCACCCATTGTTAGTGCCACCAGTTTGGAGCAGCTTAATGATCTTGTTGAATCAGCTACATTGAAATTGAGTAATGAAGCTATAGAAGTGCTGAATATCGCCAGCGCTTATTAA
- a CDS encoding IS3 family transposase, translating to MRRRGSQAGRQTIRGGFKKKVWRSSIGALRSKYRLNELCRYFEVSRSGYYKAVSAADRKALNETVILSLVHEVRRNHPRLGGKKLYFLLKKDITKAGIRMGRDMFFELLGRHKLLVKRRRKYVSTTDSYHRFRVYRNLMKDRQLTSAHQCWVSDITYIRTSKDFVYLFLITDAFSRKVVGWHLSDSLRIAGAIRSLQMAIRQRQFTDSLIHHSDRGIQYCSNDYTKLLKKAKIGISMTEENHCYENAMAERVNGILKQEYGLDSTFTSEKDALRAVKEAINSYNMSRPHWSLNLATPQQIHMAA from the coding sequence TTGCGCAGAAGAGGTAGTCAAGCAGGCAGGCAAACTATACGGGGAGGATTTAAAAAAAAAGTTTGGCGGTCAAGTATCGGAGCGCTCCGGTCAAAATACAGATTAAATGAGTTATGCCGCTATTTTGAAGTAAGCCGGAGTGGTTACTATAAAGCGGTATCTGCTGCAGACAGAAAAGCATTAAATGAGACAGTTATCTTATCATTGGTACATGAGGTTCGCAGGAACCATCCGCGTCTGGGAGGCAAGAAGTTATACTTTCTGCTAAAGAAAGATATAACTAAAGCAGGAATACGGATGGGTAGGGATATGTTCTTTGAGTTGTTGGGCCGGCATAAGCTATTGGTAAAAAGACGCCGTAAATATGTTTCTACGACAGATTCTTATCATCGCTTCAGGGTCTACAGGAACCTAATGAAGGATAGACAGCTTACCAGTGCTCATCAGTGTTGGGTATCTGATATTACCTATATTCGTACATCAAAAGACTTTGTATACCTGTTTTTGATCACAGACGCGTTTTCGCGAAAAGTGGTAGGCTGGCATTTGTCAGATAGTCTTAGAATTGCGGGGGCTATCCGTAGCCTTCAAATGGCTATCCGGCAACGACAGTTTACGGATAGCCTGATCCATCATTCAGACCGGGGAATCCAGTATTGCAGCAATGATTATACAAAACTGTTAAAAAAGGCTAAAATCGGTATCAGCATGACAGAAGAGAACCATTGCTACGAAAATGCCATGGCGGAACGGGTGAATGGAATCTTAAAACAAGAATATGGTCTTGATAGTACATTCACTTCCGAAAAGGATGCACTTAGGGCAGTAAAAGAGGCTATAAACTCATATAATATGAGCAGGCCGCATTGGTCCTTAAACCTGGCAACACCGCAGCAGATACACATGGCTGCATAA
- a CDS encoding c-type cytochrome, whose translation MPVNKKLLVTLGLLSIVVFGAMTTSKPQDEGFKNLKVLPKNISGENLHKVMEDWEHSLGVHCNFCHARNEETKKMDWASDAKPEKAMARDMYKMMNKINQKYFHAKKDSLGMIMQSGVNCNTCHRGTAHPEVMVPDGKGPGGPGMGPGPGGQPGPPPAGPAPGSPAPTKP comes from the coding sequence ATGCCTGTTAACAAAAAATTATTAGTTACGCTTGGCCTGCTATCCATAGTAGTGTTTGGCGCTATGACCACAAGTAAACCACAGGACGAAGGCTTTAAAAACCTTAAAGTGTTGCCTAAAAACATTTCGGGCGAGAACCTGCATAAGGTTATGGAGGATTGGGAGCATTCATTAGGAGTACATTGCAACTTTTGCCATGCCCGTAATGAAGAAACTAAAAAGATGGATTGGGCAAGCGATGCCAAGCCTGAAAAAGCAATGGCGCGCGATATGTATAAAATGATGAACAAAATTAACCAGAAGTATTTTCATGCCAAAAAGGACTCTTTAGGTATGATTATGCAAAGTGGTGTTAACTGCAATACCTGTCACCGTGGTACAGCTCATCCTGAGGTTATGGTACCGGACGGAAAAGGTCCGGGTGGTCCGGGAATGGGGCCAGGCCCTGGTGGCCAACCGGGTCCGCCGCCTGCTGGCCCTGCACCGGGCAGCCCTGCGCCAACCAAGCCATAA
- a CDS encoding Hint domain-containing protein, which yields MRKLTLTLLLSSSLYFAKGQIVNPRPLTMDEYKKAQSFTIANLDNDTYVKFDNTYVLDRYESRKPYFITGADGLKKRIDLYKLVAKEGMQEIGLMVFYTNEKGKLYKALVPDFTADAKVWEQYFQDIDNINKAEQNFILKLSYVLSKEVSFQQYKVLNAGKDLKEEAATYGNDICFPGEELVTMANGDKKMLKAVKSGDAVITVDPLTKKSTAVKVKELTIHEAKNYALTQLVLVSAQTKNTAEGRQVKLNSKVLQATPNHPMLTKQGNIKIGEVATGQEVLCLNEQTGKYETFTVLQKTEHAGGVQRVYNIVADGGSTLLMNGVMVMQK from the coding sequence ATGAGAAAACTCACACTAACACTACTACTTAGCTCATCACTTTATTTTGCCAAGGGGCAAATCGTAAACCCGCGTCCGCTTACTATGGATGAGTATAAAAAGGCGCAATCATTCACGATTGCTAATTTGGATAATGACACCTACGTTAAATTTGACAATACTTATGTGCTTGACCGTTATGAAAGTCGTAAACCTTATTTTATAACCGGGGCCGACGGGTTGAAAAAACGTATCGATCTGTATAAACTGGTTGCTAAAGAAGGCATGCAGGAAATAGGCCTGATGGTATTTTATACCAACGAAAAAGGCAAGCTTTACAAAGCCCTTGTGCCCGATTTTACTGCCGATGCCAAGGTTTGGGAGCAGTATTTCCAGGATATTGATAATATCAACAAAGCAGAGCAAAACTTTATCCTGAAGCTGTCGTACGTACTCTCAAAGGAAGTTAGCTTTCAACAATATAAGGTACTTAACGCCGGCAAGGACCTGAAGGAAGAAGCCGCAACCTATGGCAATGACATCTGTTTCCCGGGTGAAGAACTGGTTACCATGGCCAATGGCGATAAAAAGATGCTGAAAGCCGTAAAAAGCGGTGATGCAGTAATAACGGTCGACCCTCTAACTAAAAAAAGTACTGCTGTAAAAGTAAAGGAGCTTACCATACATGAAGCCAAAAACTATGCTTTAACCCAACTGGTGCTGGTATCTGCCCAAACAAAAAATACGGCCGAAGGCAGGCAGGTAAAACTGAACAGTAAGGTGTTACAGGCAACGCCAAATCACCCTATGTTAACCAAGCAAGGTAACATTAAAATAGGGGAGGTGGCAACCGGACAGGAAGTACTTTGCCTGAACGAGCAAACTGGCAAATATGAAACTTTCACCGTACTGCAAAAAACAGAACATGCCGGCGGGGTACAAAGAGTATATAACATTGTTGCCGATGGCGGCAGCACCCTGCTCATGAATGGTGTAATGGTGATGCAGAAGTAA
- a CDS encoding riboflavin synthase: MFTGIIETLGKITDLQQEKGNLNITVESAISHELKIDQSVAHNGVCLTVVALADGLHVVTAIEETLNKTNLAQLKVGDPVNLERCMQMNARLDGHIVQGHVDQVAVCTAFKELDGSWEYTFEYDAASGNVTVEKGSICVNGISLTVVNSHANGFSVAIIPYTFEHTNLHNVKVGSQVNLEFDIIGKYVARLMQR, translated from the coding sequence ATGTTTACAGGAATTATAGAAACTTTAGGTAAGATCACGGATCTGCAACAGGAAAAAGGCAACCTTAATATTACTGTCGAATCAGCAATATCGCATGAGCTAAAGATCGATCAATCTGTGGCACATAATGGTGTTTGCCTTACTGTGGTAGCCCTTGCTGATGGCCTGCATGTGGTAACCGCTATTGAAGAAACCTTAAATAAAACAAACCTTGCCCAACTTAAAGTTGGCGACCCGGTGAACCTGGAACGCTGCATGCAAATGAATGCCCGGCTTGATGGCCACATTGTTCAGGGCCATGTTGACCAGGTGGCTGTTTGTACCGCCTTTAAAGAACTTGACGGTAGCTGGGAATACACTTTTGAATATGATGCAGCAAGTGGTAACGTGACGGTCGAAAAAGGTTCTATCTGTGTAAACGGTATCAGCCTAACCGTGGTTAATTCACATGCCAATGGTTTTTCTGTAGCCATTATTCCGTATACTTTTGAGCATACCAACCTGCACAATGTGAAGGTTGGCAGCCAGGTAAACCTTGAGTTTGATATTATCGGCAAGTATGTTGCCCGCTTGATGCAGCGCTAA
- the hscA gene encoding Fe-S protein assembly chaperone HscA: MAKVSINLATGSLQKEEIIVGIDLGTTNSLVAFINPDKNPQVINDAGKGVLVPSVVHFGDAGDVLVGNEAKEFLITDPQNTIFSVKRLLGRSYHDIENYKDFFSYKVIDDDTESLVKIKVGDKFYTPIELSAQILKELKARAEHALKTPVNRAVITVPAYFNDSQRQATRDAGKLAGLDVLRIVNEPTAASLAYGIGLNPEETKTIAVYDLGGGTFDVSILQIQNGIFEVLATNGDTFLGGDDFDRIIVDYWIEKNQLNKAEVLANTELAQQLRLKAEEAKKAFAHQSLVNDKIGEIWCTLDRTTFEELILPKVQQTITSCQNALKDAKLTIDQIDEVVMVGGSTRTALVKRMVAEFFGRPVHDDVNPDEVVALGAAIQADILAGNRKDILLLDVTPLSLGIETMGGLMDVIIPRNSKVPTKGGRQYTTSIDGQVNMKIAVYQGERDLIKENRKLAEFDLKGIPSMPAGFPKVDINFLLNADGILTIQAIELRSGVKQEVEVKPTYGITDEQVEQMLMDSITHAKDDVSQRMLIEARTEGEQMVYTVERFLQKNADYVSVAEIADTTKLVQKLKEALTSGDKDLILKTIDELNEFTRPFAERLMDQAISTAMRGKSIE; the protein is encoded by the coding sequence ATGGCTAAAGTTTCTATCAACCTGGCAACAGGCTCATTACAAAAAGAAGAGATCATTGTAGGCATCGACCTGGGTACCACCAACTCGCTGGTAGCATTCATCAACCCTGATAAAAATCCGCAGGTAATTAATGATGCCGGTAAAGGTGTACTGGTTCCCTCCGTAGTTCATTTTGGAGATGCAGGCGATGTTTTGGTTGGTAATGAAGCAAAAGAGTTTCTGATAACCGATCCGCAAAACACCATATTTTCGGTTAAACGTTTGCTGGGCCGCAGTTACCACGATATTGAAAACTACAAAGACTTTTTTAGCTATAAAGTAATTGACGATGATACTGAAAGCCTGGTAAAGATCAAAGTAGGCGATAAATTCTACACGCCGATCGAGCTATCTGCCCAGATATTGAAAGAACTTAAGGCCCGTGCCGAACATGCCCTTAAAACCCCGGTTAACCGTGCTGTGATCACTGTTCCGGCATACTTTAATGATTCACAACGCCAGGCTACCCGCGATGCGGGCAAACTTGCAGGGCTTGACGTGTTACGGATAGTTAACGAACCCACTGCCGCAAGTTTAGCTTATGGCATTGGCCTTAACCCCGAAGAAACCAAAACCATAGCTGTTTATGACCTTGGCGGCGGTACGTTTGATGTATCGATACTGCAAATCCAGAACGGCATTTTTGAAGTGCTGGCCACCAACGGCGATACTTTTTTAGGCGGCGATGATTTTGACCGCATTATTGTTGATTACTGGATTGAGAAAAACCAACTTAACAAAGCCGAAGTGCTTGCCAATACCGAACTGGCTCAGCAATTACGCCTAAAAGCCGAAGAAGCTAAAAAAGCTTTTGCCCACCAAAGCCTGGTTAATGATAAAATAGGCGAGATCTGGTGCACCCTTGACCGTACCACTTTCGAGGAGCTGATATTACCCAAAGTACAGCAAACCATTACCAGCTGCCAAAACGCGCTTAAAGATGCCAAATTAACTATCGATCAGATTGATGAAGTGGTTATGGTAGGCGGCTCAACACGTACTGCTTTGGTTAAACGTATGGTTGCCGAATTTTTCGGTCGCCCGGTGCATGATGATGTAAACCCGGATGAAGTTGTGGCCTTAGGTGCCGCTATACAGGCCGATATTTTGGCCGGGAACCGTAAAGATATTTTATTGCTTGATGTTACCCCCCTATCCCTGGGTATTGAAACCATGGGCGGGCTGATGGATGTGATCATCCCCCGCAACTCCAAAGTGCCAACCAAGGGCGGCAGGCAATATACTACATCGATAGACGGACAGGTAAACATGAAAATTGCCGTTTACCAGGGAGAGCGCGACCTGATCAAAGAAAACCGTAAACTGGCCGAATTTGATTTAAAAGGCATCCCTTCCATGCCTGCAGGTTTCCCTAAGGTTGATATTAACTTTTTATTGAATGCCGATGGGATCCTTACCATACAGGCTATTGAGCTTCGTTCGGGCGTAAAACAGGAAGTTGAAGTAAAACCAACCTACGGTATTACCGATGAACAGGTAGAACAAATGCTGATGGACAGCATTACCCATGCCAAGGATGACGTAAGCCAGCGGATGCTTATTGAAGCACGTACCGAAGGCGAGCAAATGGTTTATACTGTTGAACGCTTCCTGCAAAAAAACGCCGATTACGTTTCGGTTGCGGAAATTGCAGATACTACAAAACTTGTTCAGAAATTAAAAGAGGCGCTAACCAGCGGCGATAAAGACCTGATTTTAAAAACAATTGATGAGCTTAACGAGTTTACCCGCCCGTTTGCTGAACGGTTAATGGATCAGGCTATAAGCACAGCCATGAGGGGTAAGAGTATAGAATAG